A genomic segment from Hypanus sabinus isolate sHypSab1 chromosome 8, sHypSab1.hap1, whole genome shotgun sequence encodes:
- the cdpf1 gene encoding cysteine-rich DPF motif domain-containing protein 1 isoform X1 gives MKCVEEPEPGVFECSLCGLRAPFNYHGQKPPNARSIVLLEECYTMNDPFTSQKDRFLIIGSHCSVCNSTVCVGQECSLFYTKRFCIPCVKKHIELFPEEIQLDLQKKQQQQKPHSSG, from the exons ATGAAGTGTGTTGAAGAGCCAGAGCCAGGAGTATTTGAATGTAGTTTATGTGGACTCAGAGCACCATTTAACTACCATGGACAAAAGCCTCCAAATGCACGTTCTATTGT ACTGCTAGAGGAGTGCTACACCATGAATGATCCATTCACATCTCAAAAGGATAGATTTCTTatcattggatctcactgtagtgTTTGCAACAGCACTGTATGTGTTGGACAA GAATGTAGCCTCTTCTACACAAAGCGCTTCTGTATCCCCTGTGTTAAGAAGCACATTGAGCTGTTCCCTGAAGAGATTCAGTTGGATCTACAGAAGaagcagcagcagcaaaagcCTCATTCTTCAGGTTAA
- the cdpf1 gene encoding cysteine-rich DPF motif domain-containing protein 1 isoform X2, producing the protein MKCVEEPEPGVFECSLCGLRAPFNYHGQKPPNARSIVLLEECYTMNDPFTSQKDRFLIIGSHCSVCNSTVCVGQAGDSDAEKHKWSGWETVSSTGY; encoded by the exons ATGAAGTGTGTTGAAGAGCCAGAGCCAGGAGTATTTGAATGTAGTTTATGTGGACTCAGAGCACCATTTAACTACCATGGACAAAAGCCTCCAAATGCACGTTCTATTGT ACTGCTAGAGGAGTGCTACACCATGAATGATCCATTCACATCTCAAAAGGATAGATTTCTTatcattggatctcactgtagtgTTTGCAACAGCACTGTATGTGTTGGACAA gcaggagactctgatgcggAAAAACATaaatggtcaggatgggaaacggtTTCTTCCACAGgctattag